One Acidimicrobiales bacterium DNA segment encodes these proteins:
- a CDS encoding HAD family phosphatase, protein MIEAICWDVGGVFSGRPVDAIASVAAEHDLDADAVFAAIFGPYHLDGDHSWHRVERGEIPLAEAWGDIEASIAEFGIELSLADFFRRFGDDPHDRTIVTETVLELHGRGIAMGIITNNVKEFSESEGGGWRTLVPMEVMSVVVDSSAVGLRKPDPAIYQHALAELGVAAADTVFLDDMVANVEAARAIGMHGIVVDDPVPAMAELRALVDRLS, encoded by the coding sequence ATGATCGAAGCAATTTGTTGGGATGTCGGCGGTGTGTTCTCGGGTCGTCCGGTCGACGCCATCGCGTCGGTGGCGGCAGAGCACGACCTGGATGCCGATGCCGTCTTCGCTGCGATCTTCGGGCCCTATCACCTCGACGGTGACCACTCCTGGCATCGGGTGGAGCGCGGCGAGATCCCGCTCGCGGAGGCGTGGGGCGACATCGAAGCGTCGATCGCCGAGTTCGGGATCGAGCTCTCCCTCGCCGACTTCTTCCGCCGATTCGGCGACGACCCCCACGACCGCACCATCGTCACCGAGACGGTCCTCGAGCTGCACGGACGCGGTATCGCCATGGGCATCATCACCAACAACGTCAAGGAGTTCTCCGAGTCAGAGGGAGGAGGGTGGCGAACGCTGGTGCCGATGGAGGTGATGTCCGTCGTCGTCGACTCCTCGGCCGTCGGCCTGCGCAAGCCCGACCCGGCCATCTACCAGCACGCGCTGGCGGAGCTCGGCGTCGCGGCGGCCGACACCGTTTTCCTCGACGACATGGTGGCCAACGTCGAGGCGGCGAGAGCGATCGGGATGCACGGGATCGTCGTCGACGACCCCGTTCCCGCGATGGCGGAACTGCGGGCGTTGGTCGACCGGCTCAGTTGA
- a CDS encoding diaminopimelate decarboxylase → MNDGAWHRRPSDDEIGRVVDDARRQGLIGELDTAVLFHDLDLLEARLDELAAAFPPATLHSIAMKANPLVEVLKVVVERGCGLEAASFEEVKLALAAGCPPDRIVFDSPAKTVPELRAALEFGIRINADNFVELDRIIELRPDDSTSIVGLRVNPMVGAGTIPMTSVAGRGSRFGIGVDDVLEGLVPRAADHPWIRCLHHHVGSQGISLEAHAAAAAATAALRDRLHDALGRHQFDIVDIGGGATTDYTGEGATDPVAFAAAVRAAAPSLFDTDTTLVTEFGRAIQANCGWAISTVEYVKETPDGPIAVLHLGADFLLRPVYQSEHWRHRFSTIGTPSTGTADWTVSGPLCFAGDITSRSADLGPVAPGDTVVIHDVGAYTLAMWSRHCSRGIPLVLGHRADPTGATRFDLLRARETADDIVTFWSARPFAPR, encoded by the coding sequence GTGAACGACGGAGCGTGGCATCGTCGGCCCAGCGACGACGAGATCGGCCGAGTGGTCGACGACGCCCGCCGTCAGGGGCTGATCGGCGAGCTCGACACGGCGGTGCTCTTCCACGATCTCGACCTCCTCGAAGCGCGTCTCGACGAGCTCGCAGCGGCGTTTCCACCAGCGACCCTGCACTCGATCGCCATGAAGGCGAACCCGCTGGTCGAGGTGTTGAAGGTCGTCGTCGAGCGAGGGTGTGGCCTCGAGGCCGCGTCGTTCGAAGAGGTCAAGCTCGCGCTCGCCGCCGGCTGCCCGCCCGACCGGATCGTCTTCGACTCGCCTGCGAAGACCGTTCCCGAGTTGCGCGCCGCGCTGGAGTTCGGCATCCGGATCAACGCCGACAACTTCGTCGAACTCGATCGGATCATCGAGCTCCGACCCGACGACTCCACGTCGATCGTCGGGCTCCGCGTCAACCCGATGGTGGGCGCCGGGACGATCCCGATGACGAGTGTGGCCGGACGCGGATCCCGCTTCGGCATCGGTGTCGACGATGTGCTGGAGGGACTCGTCCCGCGGGCCGCCGATCATCCGTGGATCCGATGCCTGCACCATCACGTGGGGTCACAAGGGATCTCGCTCGAGGCGCACGCGGCCGCGGCGGCGGCCACCGCTGCGCTTCGAGACCGGCTCCACGACGCGCTCGGGCGCCACCAATTCGACATCGTCGACATCGGCGGCGGCGCGACCACCGACTACACCGGCGAGGGCGCGACCGATCCGGTGGCCTTCGCTGCCGCGGTGCGAGCAGCTGCGCCGAGCCTGTTCGACACCGACACGACGCTGGTCACCGAGTTCGGCCGGGCCATCCAGGCCAATTGCGGGTGGGCCATCTCGACGGTCGAGTACGTCAAGGAGACCCCCGACGGCCCCATCGCGGTCCTGCATCTCGGTGCCGACTTCCTCCTGCGACCCGTGTACCAGTCCGAACACTGGCGCCATCGCTTCAGCACGATCGGCACGCCGTCGACCGGGACCGCCGACTGGACGGTCAGCGGACCGTTGTGTTTCGCCGGCGACATCACATCCCGTTCGGCTGATCTCGGCCCGGTCGCACCAGGCGACACCGTGGTGATCCACGATGTCGGCGCCTACACACTCGCCATGTGGTCGCGGCACTGCAGTCGCGGGATCCCGCTGGTTCTGGGGCACCGGGCCGACCCGACCGGCGCCACCCGTTTCGACCTGTTGCGGGCCCGTGAAACAGCCGACGACATCGTCACGTTCTGGTCGGCCCGGCCGTTCGCTCCCCGGTGA
- a CDS encoding acyltransferase family protein, which produces MAEPAPGDRNRTTVRSDAPPAPQSRRHIPALDGLRGVAVIAVVVYHLWPDLLPGGWLGVGLFFTLSGFLVIGLLVDDLADGGVDYGRFYRRRVRRLLPAALVTILVVVVWSATTDATIRDSVTRDGFWAVLNLANWNQMADAGGYAAIFDQTARPLGHMWSLAIEEQFYLTIPLLIGLTRRPAAVVGGGFVVAAAAHVLWWGTTDAYLATPVRIAEILAGGALAIAIRRRPSVARIGIVWPLALVVGAVATATVGESEAIVTRGFPALISLAWVGLIAACLGSGILARAMADPLLRWVGMRSYAIYLIHWPLIELTDWNGPLVIAVTLLLAEVSYRMIEDPIRRARVVSRPLLVLLGTSLVAAVGLGVASAAIEEDSFLVEAGFADELPDWFADAPVVAAAIQENPDSERPAPLPSEPPPSSASGTPSVAASEEAVEIPSTTAVPTTTTVKIVVPPVVVVLGDSTATQIAAGLRERADATRELAVVDRTTSGCSALIDELVAWRRYRLSYGYLGEFSFDAPCRVGLDDTGVRADLAVIIDHGSVMADHERPDGTWASILDPEVQDDLRLIYRTRIAEARARGTLLALTTAPAIDDPSGLIGDMDDPARLAVYNDIVRELAAESPGVVLLDLGQILDAARSEGTYSRPDGLHLDLPGAELFAERVLVPALLEMAGSRAG; this is translated from the coding sequence ATGGCCGAGCCGGCACCGGGGGATCGGAATCGCACGACCGTGCGGAGCGACGCGCCCCCCGCACCACAGTCCCGACGCCACATTCCGGCGCTCGACGGGCTGCGGGGCGTGGCCGTCATCGCCGTCGTCGTCTACCACCTCTGGCCCGATCTCCTGCCCGGTGGTTGGCTCGGCGTCGGCCTGTTCTTCACCCTGAGCGGGTTCCTCGTGATCGGCCTCCTGGTCGACGATCTCGCCGACGGCGGGGTCGACTACGGGCGCTTCTACCGCCGCCGGGTGCGGCGGCTGCTCCCGGCCGCGCTCGTCACGATCCTGGTGGTGGTCGTGTGGTCGGCGACCACGGACGCGACGATCCGTGATTCGGTGACACGCGACGGCTTCTGGGCGGTGCTCAACCTCGCCAACTGGAACCAGATGGCCGATGCCGGCGGCTACGCGGCGATCTTCGATCAGACGGCTCGCCCGCTGGGTCACATGTGGTCGTTGGCGATCGAGGAGCAGTTCTACCTGACCATCCCGTTGCTGATCGGCCTGACCCGCCGCCCGGCGGCGGTCGTCGGTGGTGGCTTCGTGGTGGCCGCAGCGGCTCACGTGCTCTGGTGGGGGACGACGGACGCGTACCTCGCCACCCCGGTCCGTATCGCCGAGATCCTCGCCGGCGGCGCGCTGGCGATCGCGATCCGGCGCCGGCCCTCGGTCGCTCGCATCGGCATCGTCTGGCCGCTGGCGCTCGTGGTCGGCGCGGTTGCGACAGCGACCGTGGGCGAGTCGGAGGCCATCGTCACCCGCGGGTTCCCGGCACTCATCTCGCTGGCCTGGGTGGGCCTGATCGCTGCGTGTCTCGGGTCGGGAATCCTGGCCCGGGCGATGGCCGATCCGCTGCTGCGGTGGGTCGGCATGCGCTCCTATGCGATCTACCTCATCCACTGGCCGCTCATCGAGCTGACCGACTGGAACGGCCCGCTCGTGATCGCGGTGACGCTGCTGCTCGCGGAGGTGTCGTATCGGATGATCGAGGACCCGATCCGGCGCGCCCGAGTGGTCTCTCGTCCGCTCCTGGTGCTGCTCGGCACGTCACTGGTGGCGGCCGTGGGCCTCGGGGTCGCCTCCGCCGCGATCGAGGAGGATTCGTTCCTCGTCGAGGCCGGGTTCGCCGACGAGCTCCCGGACTGGTTCGCCGACGCACCGGTCGTGGCCGCCGCAATCCAGGAGAATCCCGACTCCGAGAGGCCCGCTCCGCTGCCGTCCGAGCCGCCGCCGTCGTCGGCTTCGGGGACCCCGAGCGTTGCCGCGAGCGAGGAAGCCGTCGAGATTCCGTCGACCACAGCCGTTCCGACGACCACGACGGTGAAGATCGTCGTTCCGCCGGTCGTGGTCGTGCTGGGCGACTCGACGGCGACCCAGATCGCCGCCGGGCTGCGGGAGCGGGCCGACGCGACACGCGAGCTCGCGGTGGTGGACCGGACGACATCGGGATGCTCCGCGCTCATCGACGAGCTCGTCGCGTGGCGCCGCTACCGCCTGTCGTACGGCTACCTCGGCGAGTTCTCCTTCGACGCGCCGTGTCGGGTCGGGCTCGACGACACCGGGGTGCGTGCCGACCTCGCCGTGATCATCGACCACGGATCGGTGATGGCCGACCACGAGCGCCCCGACGGCACGTGGGCCTCGATCCTCGACCCCGAGGTGCAGGACGACCTGCGGCTCATCTATCGGACGCGCATCGCCGAGGCCCGGGCCCGCGGCACCCTGCTCGCACTCACCACGGCGCCGGCCATCGACGACCCGTCGGGCCTCATCGGCGACATGGACGACCCGGCACGGCTGGCCGTCTACAACGACATCGTGCGGGAGCTGGCCGCCGAGTCGCCCGGCGTCGTCCTCCTCGATCTCGGGCAGATCCTCGACGCCGCCCGATCGGAAGGGACCTACAGCCGCCCGGATGGGCTGCATCTCGACCTCCCCGGGGCCGAGTTGTTCGCCGAGCGGGTGCTGGTGCCGGCCCTGCTCGAGATGGCCGGGTCCAGAGCGGGCTGA
- the gatA gene encoding Asp-tRNA(Asn)/Glu-tRNA(Gln) amidotransferase subunit GatA, giving the protein MSARAITAAVRAGERSAVEVLDEHLGRIEARDGEIHAFNIVTADEARAQAEAVDEAVAAGRDLGPLAGVPIALKDNMCTRGIPTTCSSRILEGWRPPYDATVVTRLREAGAVIVGKTNLDEFAMGSSTENSAFGPTRNPLDTTRVPGGSSGGSAASVAAGFSSLAIGSDTGGSIRQPAAFCGLVGMKPTYGAVSRYGLIAFASSLDQIGPFAADVADAALMFDVIAGHDPLDSTSIADFEPGATAALGRGVDGLRVGVVRELFGGEGSVDGLSPDVIARTEEAVDALEAAGATIEEISVPSSTLGLSAYYLVAPAEASSNLARYDGVRYGLRVDAPTTGEMNTATRTAGFGPEVKRRIMLGTYALSAGYYDAFYGKALKVRTMMMREFAAAYERVDVLITPTAPTTAFPLGERTADPMTMYVNDVCTIPSNLTGQPAISVPFGVGTDGLPVGVQVLAPALDDDLTFQVAAVLEAAAGGAR; this is encoded by the coding sequence GTGAGCGCCCGGGCGATCACCGCCGCGGTGCGAGCCGGCGAGCGGTCGGCGGTGGAGGTGCTCGACGAGCACCTCGGGCGGATCGAGGCGCGAGACGGTGAGATCCATGCGTTCAACATCGTGACCGCCGACGAGGCCCGTGCGCAGGCCGAAGCCGTCGACGAAGCCGTCGCCGCCGGCCGCGACCTCGGACCACTTGCGGGTGTCCCCATCGCCCTGAAGGACAACATGTGCACCCGGGGGATCCCGACCACGTGCTCGTCGCGGATTCTCGAGGGATGGCGGCCGCCCTACGACGCCACGGTCGTCACTCGCCTGCGCGAGGCCGGTGCCGTGATCGTCGGCAAGACCAACCTCGACGAGTTCGCCATGGGTTCGTCGACCGAGAACTCGGCGTTCGGGCCGACCCGGAACCCGCTCGACACGACCCGGGTGCCCGGAGGCTCCAGCGGTGGCTCGGCGGCGTCGGTCGCAGCGGGGTTCTCCTCGCTGGCGATCGGGAGCGACACCGGCGGTTCGATCCGGCAACCCGCCGCGTTCTGCGGTCTCGTCGGGATGAAGCCGACCTATGGCGCCGTGAGCCGCTACGGGCTCATCGCGTTCGCCTCGTCGCTGGATCAGATCGGGCCGTTCGCGGCCGACGTCGCCGATGCCGCCCTGATGTTCGACGTCATCGCCGGCCACGACCCGCTCGACTCCACCTCGATTGCGGATTTCGAGCCCGGCGCCACGGCCGCGCTCGGTCGGGGTGTCGATGGGTTGCGGGTCGGTGTCGTGCGTGAGCTGTTCGGCGGCGAAGGGTCTGTCGACGGTCTGTCACCCGACGTCATCGCGCGCACCGAGGAGGCTGTCGACGCCCTCGAAGCGGCCGGGGCGACCATCGAGGAGATCTCGGTCCCCTCGAGCACCCTTGGTCTCAGCGCCTACTACCTGGTGGCGCCGGCCGAAGCGTCGAGCAATCTCGCCCGCTACGACGGCGTGCGCTACGGCCTGCGGGTCGACGCCCCCACGACCGGCGAGATGAACACCGCCACCCGCACGGCCGGCTTCGGTCCCGAGGTGAAGCGACGGATCATGCTCGGTACCTACGCCCTGTCGGCGGGCTACTACGACGCCTTCTACGGCAAGGCCCTGAAGGTCCGCACGATGATGATGAGGGAGTTCGCCGCCGCCTACGAGCGGGTCGACGTGTTGATCACCCCGACGGCGCCGACCACCGCCTTCCCGTTGGGGGAGCGCACCGCCGACCCGATGACCATGTACGTCAACGACGTCTGCACCATTCCCTCCAACCTGACCGGGCAGCCGGCGATCTCGGTGCCGTTCGGCGTCGGCACCGACGGCCTGCCCGTCGGCGTGCAGGTGCTCGCACCCGCCCTGGACGACGATCTGACGTTCCAAGTCGCCGCCGTACTCGAGGCCGCCGCCGGAGGTGCACGATGA
- a CDS encoding PASTA domain-containing protein: MATNNSDAEIGRVLGGRYRIIAPIGVGASARVYLADDITLRRRVAVKVLHEALAADDSFLRRFRAEAQAAASLNHPHVLGVYDWGNDDVPYLVSEYLGGGSLQSMLDAGHRLTVSQGLLVGLEAARGLEYAHAQGLVHRDIKPANLLFGEGGRLRIADFGLARALAEAGWTEPDGSMVGTARYAAPEQARGERVGPPADVYALALLVNEAVSGELPFAADTTIATLMARAEKPFEPSAELGPLAATLRRAGVLDPAERPTAGEFVRGFMEAAEDLPRPSMLPLVGPVIDEAGGDRTRLVAHGSSAAPSTPGPAAPAEDDGVTGRWPWLVVAVLALIAAVVGGFIAFRNSQPTTHEVPELVGASADDAASAATEFGWLLSLDEIRRDGTTAGEVLETDPVAGVDLEEGEILLVIVSGGEELIPVPNLVGLTQEDAAARLEAVGLRVGEVSTSESETIAEGSVIEVLLGPGQTEAEPNEAIDLLISEGPMSRAVPDLPESGDAEEARERLLNLRLVPAEQTEYSTDVPEGSVIRFEPSSGAVVDVDQVVTVFISLGPEPIEVPQLAGLDVSEADQELRALGFVVEIEGNTALPVLFTTPRAGELHLPGTRITIVTEPPG; this comes from the coding sequence ATGGCCACCAACAACTCCGATGCCGAGATCGGTCGCGTCCTCGGTGGGCGCTACCGGATCATCGCCCCCATCGGGGTCGGTGCGTCGGCGCGCGTGTACCTGGCCGACGACATCACGCTGCGTCGCCGCGTCGCGGTCAAGGTCCTCCACGAGGCGCTGGCCGCCGACGACAGTTTCCTGCGCCGCTTCCGGGCCGAGGCCCAGGCGGCTGCCTCGCTGAACCATCCCCATGTCCTGGGGGTCTACGACTGGGGCAACGACGACGTCCCGTACCTCGTCAGTGAGTATCTGGGTGGCGGCAGTCTCCAGTCGATGCTCGATGCCGGGCACCGACTCACCGTGTCACAAGGGCTCCTCGTCGGACTCGAGGCCGCTCGGGGCCTCGAATACGCCCATGCCCAGGGTCTCGTGCATCGCGACATCAAACCGGCCAACCTCCTGTTCGGTGAGGGAGGTCGACTCCGCATCGCCGACTTCGGGCTGGCCCGGGCCCTGGCCGAGGCCGGATGGACGGAGCCCGACGGCTCGATGGTCGGCACCGCTCGTTACGCGGCCCCCGAGCAGGCCCGTGGCGAACGCGTCGGTCCGCCCGCCGACGTGTACGCGCTCGCCCTGCTCGTGAACGAAGCCGTGAGCGGCGAGTTGCCCTTCGCGGCCGACACGACGATCGCAACCCTGATGGCGCGGGCCGAGAAGCCCTTCGAGCCGAGTGCCGAGCTCGGGCCGCTCGCCGCGACGCTGCGCAGGGCCGGGGTGCTCGATCCGGCCGAACGCCCCACTGCCGGTGAGTTCGTGCGGGGGTTCATGGAGGCGGCAGAGGATCTCCCGAGGCCGTCGATGTTGCCGCTCGTCGGTCCGGTCATCGACGAGGCCGGGGGCGACCGCACCCGGCTGGTGGCGCACGGGTCGTCGGCCGCACCGTCGACACCCGGACCCGCCGCGCCCGCAGAGGACGATGGTGTCACCGGACGTTGGCCGTGGCTGGTCGTGGCCGTCCTCGCGCTGATCGCCGCCGTCGTCGGTGGCTTCATCGCCTTCCGCAACAGCCAGCCGACGACGCACGAGGTGCCCGAGTTGGTGGGAGCGAGCGCCGACGACGCCGCTTCGGCCGCGACCGAGTTCGGGTGGCTCCTGAGCCTCGACGAGATCCGCCGCGACGGTACGACGGCGGGCGAGGTGCTCGAAACCGATCCGGTCGCCGGAGTCGATCTCGAGGAGGGCGAGATCCTCCTGGTTATCGTTTCGGGCGGCGAGGAGCTCATCCCCGTCCCGAACCTCGTCGGGCTGACCCAGGAGGACGCTGCCGCCCGTCTCGAGGCCGTCGGGCTGCGGGTGGGCGAGGTCAGCACGAGCGAGAGCGAGACGATCGCCGAGGGCAGCGTGATCGAGGTGCTGCTCGGCCCGGGCCAGACCGAGGCCGAGCCGAATGAGGCGATCGATCTGCTGATCTCCGAGGGGCCGATGTCGCGGGCCGTTCCCGATCTGCCCGAATCCGGCGACGCCGAGGAGGCCCGCGAGCGCCTGCTCAATCTGCGACTGGTTCCCGCGGAGCAGACCGAGTACTCGACCGACGTGCCGGAAGGGTCGGTCATCAGGTTCGAACCGTCGTCGGGTGCGGTCGTCGACGTCGATCAGGTCGTCACGGTGTTCATCTCGCTCGGCCCGGAGCCGATCGAGGTGCCGCAGTTGGCCGGCCTCGACGTTTCCGAAGCCGACCAAGAACTCCGTGCCCTCGGGTTCGTGGTCGAGATCGAGGGCAACACTGCCCTGCCCGTCCTCTTCACCACACCGCGGGCAGGCGAGCTCCACCTGCCCGGCACCCGGATCACGATCGTCACCGAACCGCCCGGCTGA
- the gatC gene encoding Asp-tRNA(Asn)/Glu-tRNA(Gln) amidotransferase subunit GatC, which produces MSERITRDDVEHVARLARLDLTADEIELFTGQLGDILEHAADIEALDVGDIPPTSHPLPIVNVMRADRVVPSADREEVLAQAPSAEAGRFRVPPVLGEEP; this is translated from the coding sequence ATGTCTGAACGCATCACCCGGGACGATGTCGAGCACGTCGCCCGGCTGGCCCGACTCGATCTGACGGCCGACGAGATCGAGCTCTTCACCGGCCAACTCGGCGACATTCTCGAGCACGCAGCCGACATCGAGGCGCTCGACGTCGGCGACATCCCGCCCACATCGCACCCGCTTCCGATCGTCAACGTCATGCGAGCCGACCGCGTCGTGCCATCGGCCGACCGCGAGGAGGTGCTCGCCCAGGCACCGTCGGCCGAGGCCGGCCGGTTCCGTGTGCCGCCCGTGCTGGGGGAGGAGCCGTGA
- a CDS encoding MATE family efflux transporter — protein sequence MRGIRWTPTDREILRLAVPALGALIAEPLYILADTAVVGRIGTPQLGGLALASSLLLISHAVFIFLAYGTTSAVSRLLGAGEHRRAAHQAVQSLWLAAIVGCGLLVAGLVFGPTLIGLLGGEGEVATNAEVYLRISMFGVPAMLIGLAGVGYLRGLQDTTRPFYVALGSAVVNLVLELVLIYGFDQGIGASALSTVVAQWVAAAVFVVWIRTAVAAHHVTLRPDAGVIRELAGDGFHLFVRTAALRGSLTVTLAVAARIGDDDLAAHQIAFEIWNLLALTLDAIAIAAQAMIGRELGSGNAQRACALGRRMTQWGVVAGLVLGLVLLATSPLLPHIFTEDAAVLGLASFLLIHVAVSQPVAGVVFALDGVLIGAGDLRYLAWAMWAAAVVLIGGGLLVLQLDAGIGWLWVALHAWILTRAVTLLARFRGDAWMVTGATRR from the coding sequence ATGCGCGGGATCCGATGGACGCCGACGGACCGCGAGATCCTCCGCCTCGCCGTGCCGGCGCTCGGCGCCCTGATCGCCGAGCCGCTCTACATCCTCGCCGACACCGCCGTCGTCGGCCGGATCGGCACACCACAGCTCGGCGGCCTCGCCCTGGCGTCGTCACTGCTCCTGATCAGCCATGCGGTGTTCATCTTCCTCGCCTACGGCACGACCTCGGCCGTCTCCCGCCTGCTCGGCGCGGGCGAGCACCGGCGCGCCGCGCACCAGGCCGTCCAGTCCCTGTGGCTCGCCGCAATCGTCGGCTGCGGTCTCCTCGTGGCCGGTCTGGTCTTCGGACCCACCCTGATCGGTCTGCTCGGCGGCGAGGGCGAGGTCGCGACCAATGCCGAGGTGTATCTCCGGATCTCGATGTTCGGCGTCCCGGCCATGCTCATCGGCCTCGCCGGGGTCGGCTACCTGCGCGGGTTGCAGGACACCACTCGACCCTTCTACGTGGCCCTCGGCAGCGCCGTGGTCAACCTCGTGCTCGAGCTGGTGCTCATCTACGGGTTCGACCAGGGCATCGGAGCGTCGGCCCTCAGCACCGTCGTCGCACAATGGGTCGCGGCCGCCGTCTTCGTCGTCTGGATCCGAACTGCGGTGGCAGCCCATCACGTCACCCTCCGGCCCGATGCCGGAGTCATCCGTGAGCTCGCGGGCGACGGGTTCCACCTCTTCGTGCGCACTGCGGCGCTCCGCGGCAGCCTCACGGTCACGCTCGCGGTCGCCGCTCGCATCGGCGACGACGATCTCGCCGCTCACCAGATCGCCTTCGAGATCTGGAACCTGCTGGCCCTCACCCTCGACGCGATCGCCATCGCGGCCCAGGCGATGATCGGCAGAGAGCTCGGGAGCGGCAACGCGCAACGCGCCTGCGCCCTCGGGCGCCGGATGACGCAATGGGGCGTCGTCGCCGGGCTGGTCCTCGGACTCGTGCTGCTGGCGACGTCGCCGCTGCTCCCCCACATCTTCACCGAGGACGCCGCCGTGCTCGGCCTCGCATCGTTCCTCCTCATCCACGTCGCCGTCTCGCAGCCGGTCGCCGGTGTGGTGTTCGCTCTGGACGGGGTGCTCATCGGCGCCGGCGATCTCCGCTACCTCGCCTGGGCGATGTGGGCGGCCGCGGTCGTGCTGATCGGAGGCGGCCTGCTCGTTCTCCAACTCGACGCCGGTATCGGCTGGCTCTGGGTCGCGCTCCACGCGTGGATCCTCACCCGGGCCGTGACCCTGCTCGCCCGCTTCCGAGGCGACGCCTGGATGGTCACGGGTGCGACCCGCCGCTGA
- the gatB gene encoding Asp-tRNA(Asn)/Glu-tRNA(Gln) amidotransferase subunit GatB — protein MTDFSAAAATAETPIEPTLPDGWELIVGLEVHVELDTATKLFCGCANQFGSEPNTNVCPTCLGLPGSLPVMNGRAVELAMILGRALGCDVNRSVMARKNYFYPDMPKDFQTTQYDQPTNSDGRMVLSDGFVVGIERAHIEEDTGKSTHVGGGGRINDALYSLVDYNRAGVPLVEIVSRPDIRTIEHAKAYVEELRGILLATGVSDARMEEGSMRVDANVSVRPHGSDELRTRCEIKNINSVRSLGRAIEFEARRHIDLWTGGDAPHQETRHWDEEGGRTRAGRSKEDADDYRYFQEPDLVPLEPSPEVIAAIDAAMPPLPSARRAALTDATGAGPDTVGLLVERGQDTLALDAIAAGADAEKVVTRLVNDLALDDWSRVTASSLAALIEMESTGELTATQAKQVLADLAEKGGEPAAHADARGFEAMDTGELETLVDRLIADNSAEWARFTTGDDGDRKKMQGFFTGQIMKATQGQADGKAVAEILDRKAGS, from the coding sequence ATGACCGACTTCTCCGCCGCTGCGGCAACCGCCGAGACACCGATCGAGCCGACCCTTCCCGACGGGTGGGAGCTGATCGTCGGCCTGGAGGTCCACGTCGAGCTCGACACCGCCACCAAGCTCTTCTGCGGCTGTGCGAACCAGTTCGGATCCGAGCCCAACACCAACGTGTGCCCGACGTGTCTCGGCCTGCCGGGTTCGTTGCCGGTGATGAACGGGCGTGCCGTCGAGCTCGCGATGATCCTGGGCCGTGCCCTCGGCTGCGATGTCAACCGTTCGGTGATGGCCCGCAAGAACTACTTCTACCCGGACATGCCGAAGGACTTCCAGACGACCCAATACGACCAGCCGACCAACTCCGACGGTCGCATGGTCCTGAGCGACGGCTTCGTCGTGGGGATCGAACGGGCGCACATCGAGGAGGACACCGGAAAGTCGACCCACGTCGGCGGCGGCGGGCGGATCAACGACGCGCTCTACTCGCTGGTCGACTACAACCGCGCCGGCGTTCCCCTGGTCGAGATCGTCAGCAGACCCGACATCCGCACCATCGAGCACGCGAAGGCCTATGTCGAAGAGCTGAGGGGAATCCTCCTGGCCACGGGCGTGTCCGACGCTCGCATGGAAGAGGGATCGATGCGCGTCGACGCCAACGTCTCGGTCCGCCCCCACGGCTCCGACGAGCTGCGCACGCGGTGCGAGATCAAGAACATCAACTCGGTGCGATCGCTGGGCCGAGCCATCGAGTTCGAGGCGCGGCGCCACATCGATCTCTGGACCGGCGGCGATGCTCCGCATCAGGAGACGCGCCACTGGGACGAGGAGGGCGGGCGCACCCGGGCCGGCCGGTCGAAAGAAGACGCCGACGACTATCGCTACTTCCAGGAACCGGATCTGGTTCCGCTCGAGCCGAGCCCGGAGGTCATCGCCGCGATCGACGCGGCGATGCCGCCGCTGCCATCGGCTCGACGAGCCGCGCTCACCGATGCGACCGGGGCGGGCCCCGACACCGTCGGACTCCTCGTCGAGCGGGGGCAGGACACGCTGGCCCTCGATGCGATCGCCGCAGGGGCCGACGCCGAGAAGGTCGTCACCCGGCTGGTCAACGACCTCGCGCTCGACGATTGGTCGCGGGTCACCGCGTCGTCGCTCGCCGCGCTGATCGAGATGGAGTCGACGGGCGAGCTCACTGCCACCCAGGCAAAGCAGGTCCTCGCCGATCTGGCCGAGAAGGGTGGCGAACCAGCCGCGCATGCCGATGCACGCGGTTTCGAGGCGATGGACACCGGCGAGCTCGAGACGCTCGTCGATCGACTGATCGCCGACAACTCAGCGGAGTGGGCGCGGTTCACGACGGGTGACGACGGCGATCGAAAGAAGATGCAGGGCTTCTTCACCGGCCAGATCATGAAGGCCACGCAGGGTCAGGCCGACGGGAAGGCCGTCGCCGAGATCCTCGATCGCAAGGCCGGTAGCTGA